A window from Dunckerocampus dactyliophorus isolate RoL2022-P2 chromosome 15, RoL_Ddac_1.1, whole genome shotgun sequence encodes these proteins:
- the LOC129167977 gene encoding voltage-gated potassium channel subunit beta-2-like isoform X2: protein MSLLWLLMSVLLVESVAAMFAGRASVAGVAVGSCSGAKGAKFSVEELYGFTKKPKVTRGHCGKADKADSRKESKEKGESVLASHILEAARRVMEQRRLEMYLKECDVTMEESGMAYRNLGKSGLRVSCLGLGDHCISHTLTHTHTDVMWGLFFVSAGTWVTFGSQISDEMAESVMTVAYDSGINLFDTAEVYASGRAETTLGNILKKKGWRRSSYVVTTKIYWGGHAETERGLSRKHIIEGLRGSLTRLQLEYVDIVFANRSDINAPMEEVVRAMTFVIDQGMAMYWGTSRWNAVEIMEAYSVARQFNLVPPVCEQAEYHYFQREKVELHLPELYHKIGVGAMTWSPLACGILTGKYNNGVPQSSRAAMKGYTWLKERLCSDEGKQQLRKVKELHLLADRLSCTPAQLAIAWCLRSQGISSVLLGVSNTDQLLENINSIKVLLQLTPPLIAEIDALLGNKPQKSKKETERGQM, encoded by the exons ATGTCTCTGCTATGGCTACTGATGTCAGTGCTCCTTGTGGAATCTGTGGCAGCCATGTTTGCGGGCCGGGCGTCAGTGGCAGGAGTTGCAGTGGGCTCGTGCTCTGGCGCCAAAGGTGCCAAGTTCTCTGTGGAAGAGCTGTATGGCTTCACCAAGAAGCCCAAAGTGACCAGAGGGCATTGTGGGAAAGCGGACAAGGCCGACAGCAGGAAGGAGAGCAAAGAGAAGGGAGAATCTGTGCTGGCGTCTCACATCTTGGAGGCAGCCAGGAGGGTGATGGAGCAAAGAAGGCTGGAGATGTACCTGAAGGAGTGTGATGTCACCATGGAGGAGAGCGGCATGGCGTACAG GAACCTTGGAAAATCTGGACTCAGAGTGTCCTGCTTAGGACTAGGTGACCACTGCAtctcacacacactaacacacacacacacagacgtgaTGTGGGgtttattttttgtctccgcagGAACATGGGTGACGTTTGGCTCTCAGATCTCAGAcgag atGGCGGAGAGTGTGATGACGGTGGCGTACGACAGCGGCATCAACTTGTTCGACACGGCTGAAGTATATGCCTCTGGCAG GGCTGAAACAACTTTGGGAAACATCTTGAAGAAAAAAGGATGGCG GAGGTCCAGCTATGTGGTGACCACAAAGATCTACTGGGGAGGACA CGCAGAGACAGAGCGAGGGTTGTCACGGAAACACATCATTGAAG ggcTACGCGGTTCTCTCACCAGGCTCCAACTGGAATATGTTGACATCGTCTTCGCCAACAGGAGTGACATCAATGCACCCATGGAGG aGGTAGTGCGAGCGATGACCTTTGTGATCGATCAGGGCATGGCTATGTACTGGGGGACCTCACGCTGGAATGCTGTGGAAATCATG gaagcGTACTCCGTAGCTCGACAGTTTAATCTGGTTCCTCCCGTCTGTGAGCAGGCCGAGTATCACTACTTCCAACGAGAAAAAGTAGAACTACACTTGCCTGAACTTTACCATAAGATTG GTGTTGGAGCAATGACTTGGTCACCATTAGCCTGCGGAATACTAACAGGAAAATACAACAATGGCGTCCCTCAGAGCTCCAGAGCTGCCATGAAG ggttACACATGGCTGAAGGAGCGTCTTTGCAGTGACGAAGGCAAACAGCAGCTGAGAAAAGTCAAGGAGCTACATCTGCTGGCTGACAGACTCAGCTGCACCCCCGCTCAGCTGGCCATTG CCTGGTGTCTGCGCAGCCAAGGTATCAGTTCGGTTCTGCTCGGCGTCTCCAATACGGATCAGCTGCTGGAGAACATCAACTCCATCAAG GTCCTGTTGCAGCTGACTCCGCCCCTCATCGCAGAGATAGACGCTTTGCTCGGCAACAAGCCACAAAAATCCAAGAAGGAG ACGGAAAGGGGACAAATGTAA
- the LOC129167977 gene encoding voltage-gated potassium channel subunit beta-2-like isoform X3, giving the protein MSLLWLLMSVLLVESVAAMFAGRASVAGVAVGSCSGAKGAKFSVEELYGFTKKPKVTRGHCGKADKADSRKESKEKGESVLASHILEAARRVMEQRRLEMYLKECDVTMEESGMAYRNLGKSGLRVSCLGLGTWVTFGSQISDEMAESVMTVAYDSGINLFDTAEVYASGRAETTLGNILKKKGWRRSSYVVTTKIYWGGHAETERGLSRKHIIEGLRGSLTRLQLEYVDIVFANRSDINAPMEEVVRAMTFVIDQGMAMYWGTSRWNAVEIMEAYSVARQFNLVPPVCEQAEYHYFQREKVELHLPELYHKIGVGAMTWSPLACGILTGKYNNGVPQSSRAAMKGYTWLKERLCSDEGKQQLRKVKELHLLADRLSCTPAQLAIAWCLRSQGISSVLLGVSNTDQLLENINSIKVLLQLTPPLIAEIDALLGNKPQKSKKETERGQM; this is encoded by the exons ATGTCTCTGCTATGGCTACTGATGTCAGTGCTCCTTGTGGAATCTGTGGCAGCCATGTTTGCGGGCCGGGCGTCAGTGGCAGGAGTTGCAGTGGGCTCGTGCTCTGGCGCCAAAGGTGCCAAGTTCTCTGTGGAAGAGCTGTATGGCTTCACCAAGAAGCCCAAAGTGACCAGAGGGCATTGTGGGAAAGCGGACAAGGCCGACAGCAGGAAGGAGAGCAAAGAGAAGGGAGAATCTGTGCTGGCGTCTCACATCTTGGAGGCAGCCAGGAGGGTGATGGAGCAAAGAAGGCTGGAGATGTACCTGAAGGAGTGTGATGTCACCATGGAGGAGAGCGGCATGGCGTACAG GAACCTTGGAAAATCTGGACTCAGAGTGTCCTGCTTAGGACTAG GAACATGGGTGACGTTTGGCTCTCAGATCTCAGAcgag atGGCGGAGAGTGTGATGACGGTGGCGTACGACAGCGGCATCAACTTGTTCGACACGGCTGAAGTATATGCCTCTGGCAG GGCTGAAACAACTTTGGGAAACATCTTGAAGAAAAAAGGATGGCG GAGGTCCAGCTATGTGGTGACCACAAAGATCTACTGGGGAGGACA CGCAGAGACAGAGCGAGGGTTGTCACGGAAACACATCATTGAAG ggcTACGCGGTTCTCTCACCAGGCTCCAACTGGAATATGTTGACATCGTCTTCGCCAACAGGAGTGACATCAATGCACCCATGGAGG aGGTAGTGCGAGCGATGACCTTTGTGATCGATCAGGGCATGGCTATGTACTGGGGGACCTCACGCTGGAATGCTGTGGAAATCATG gaagcGTACTCCGTAGCTCGACAGTTTAATCTGGTTCCTCCCGTCTGTGAGCAGGCCGAGTATCACTACTTCCAACGAGAAAAAGTAGAACTACACTTGCCTGAACTTTACCATAAGATTG GTGTTGGAGCAATGACTTGGTCACCATTAGCCTGCGGAATACTAACAGGAAAATACAACAATGGCGTCCCTCAGAGCTCCAGAGCTGCCATGAAG ggttACACATGGCTGAAGGAGCGTCTTTGCAGTGACGAAGGCAAACAGCAGCTGAGAAAAGTCAAGGAGCTACATCTGCTGGCTGACAGACTCAGCTGCACCCCCGCTCAGCTGGCCATTG CCTGGTGTCTGCGCAGCCAAGGTATCAGTTCGGTTCTGCTCGGCGTCTCCAATACGGATCAGCTGCTGGAGAACATCAACTCCATCAAG GTCCTGTTGCAGCTGACTCCGCCCCTCATCGCAGAGATAGACGCTTTGCTCGGCAACAAGCCACAAAAATCCAAGAAGGAG ACGGAAAGGGGACAAATGTAA
- the LOC129167977 gene encoding voltage-gated potassium channel subunit beta-2-like isoform X1, whose protein sequence is MSLLWLLMSVLLVESVAAMFAGRASVAGVAVGSCSGAKGAKFSVEELYGFTKKPKVTRGHCGKADKADSRKESKEKGESVLASHILEAARRVMEQRRLEMYLKECDVTMEESGMAYRNLGKSGLRVSCLGLGDHCISHTLTHTHTDVMWGLFFVSAGTWVTFGSQISDEMAESVMTVAYDSGINLFDTAEVYASGRAETTLGNILKKKGWRRSSYVVTTKIYWGGHAETERGLSRKHIIEGLRGSLTRLQLEYVDIVFANRSDINAPMEEVVRAMTFVIDQGMAMYWGTSRWNAVEIMEAYSVARQFNLVPPVCEQAEYHYFQREKVELHLPELYHKIGVGAMTWSPLACGILTGKYNNGVPQSSRAAMKGYTWLKERLCSDEGKQQLRKVKELHLLADRLSCTPAQLAIAWCLRSQGISSVLLGVSNTDQLLENINSIKVSDTDADQTPQTLTTSCSVVGPVAADSAPHRRDRRFARQQATKIQEGGEMLSKTQ, encoded by the exons ATGTCTCTGCTATGGCTACTGATGTCAGTGCTCCTTGTGGAATCTGTGGCAGCCATGTTTGCGGGCCGGGCGTCAGTGGCAGGAGTTGCAGTGGGCTCGTGCTCTGGCGCCAAAGGTGCCAAGTTCTCTGTGGAAGAGCTGTATGGCTTCACCAAGAAGCCCAAAGTGACCAGAGGGCATTGTGGGAAAGCGGACAAGGCCGACAGCAGGAAGGAGAGCAAAGAGAAGGGAGAATCTGTGCTGGCGTCTCACATCTTGGAGGCAGCCAGGAGGGTGATGGAGCAAAGAAGGCTGGAGATGTACCTGAAGGAGTGTGATGTCACCATGGAGGAGAGCGGCATGGCGTACAG GAACCTTGGAAAATCTGGACTCAGAGTGTCCTGCTTAGGACTAGGTGACCACTGCAtctcacacacactaacacacacacacacagacgtgaTGTGGGgtttattttttgtctccgcagGAACATGGGTGACGTTTGGCTCTCAGATCTCAGAcgag atGGCGGAGAGTGTGATGACGGTGGCGTACGACAGCGGCATCAACTTGTTCGACACGGCTGAAGTATATGCCTCTGGCAG GGCTGAAACAACTTTGGGAAACATCTTGAAGAAAAAAGGATGGCG GAGGTCCAGCTATGTGGTGACCACAAAGATCTACTGGGGAGGACA CGCAGAGACAGAGCGAGGGTTGTCACGGAAACACATCATTGAAG ggcTACGCGGTTCTCTCACCAGGCTCCAACTGGAATATGTTGACATCGTCTTCGCCAACAGGAGTGACATCAATGCACCCATGGAGG aGGTAGTGCGAGCGATGACCTTTGTGATCGATCAGGGCATGGCTATGTACTGGGGGACCTCACGCTGGAATGCTGTGGAAATCATG gaagcGTACTCCGTAGCTCGACAGTTTAATCTGGTTCCTCCCGTCTGTGAGCAGGCCGAGTATCACTACTTCCAACGAGAAAAAGTAGAACTACACTTGCCTGAACTTTACCATAAGATTG GTGTTGGAGCAATGACTTGGTCACCATTAGCCTGCGGAATACTAACAGGAAAATACAACAATGGCGTCCCTCAGAGCTCCAGAGCTGCCATGAAG ggttACACATGGCTGAAGGAGCGTCTTTGCAGTGACGAAGGCAAACAGCAGCTGAGAAAAGTCAAGGAGCTACATCTGCTGGCTGACAGACTCAGCTGCACCCCCGCTCAGCTGGCCATTG CCTGGTGTCTGCGCAGCCAAGGTATCAGTTCGGTTCTGCTCGGCGTCTCCAATACGGATCAGCTGCTGGAGAACATCAACTCCATCAAGGTAAGCGATACAGATGCCGACCAGACACCTCAGACACTGACCACTTCCTGTTCCGTTGTAGGTCCTGTTGCAGCTGACTCCGCCCCTCATCGCAGAGATAGACGCTTTGCTCGGCAACAAGCCACAAAAATCCAAGAAGGAGGTGAGATGTTGAGCAAGACTCAGTGA
- the slc25a11 gene encoding mitochondrial 2-oxoglutarate/malate carrier protein codes for MTDGKAKTSPKAIKFLFGGLAGMGATVFVQPLDLVKNRMQLSGQGTKAREYKTSFHALASILKNEGISGIYTGLSAGLLRQATYTTTRLGIYTILFEKMTSADGRPPNFLLKAMIGMTAGATGAFVGTPAEVALIRMTADGRLPADQRRGYTNVFNALARIAREEGVTTLWRGCIPTMARAVVVNAAQLASYSQSKQALLDSGYFGDDIFCHFCASMISGLVTTAASMPVDIVKTRIQNMRMIDGKPEYKNGLEVLVRVVAKEGFFSLWKGFTPYYARLGPHTVLTFIFLEQMNRLYKTHVLER; via the exons ATGACGGACGGGAAGGCCAAGACGTCCCCGAAGGCCATCAAATTCCTCTTCGGAGGCTTGGCCGG gaTGGGTGCCACTGTGTTCGTGCAGCCGCTAGACCTGGTCAAAAACCGCATGCAGCTCAGCGGTCAGGGCACAAAAGCTCGAGAATACAAGACCAGCTTTCACGCGCTTGCCTCTATCTTGAAAAACGAGGGCATCAGCGGCATTTACACCGG TCTCTCTGCAGGTCTGCTGCGTCAGGCCACCTACACCACCACCCGTCTAGGCATCTACACCATCTTGTTCGAGAAGATGACATCGGCAGACGGACGCCCGCCCAACTTTTTGCTTAAG GCCATGATCGGCATGACAGCCGGAGCCACGGGAGCCTTTGTGGGCACGCCGGCCGAAGTGGCGCTCATCAGGATGACGGCGGACGGACG ACTTCCTGCGGACCAGCGGCGAGGCTACACCAACGTCTTTAATGCGCTGGCTCGAATCGCACGCGAGGAGGGCGTCACCACTCTGTGGAGG gggtGCATTCCGACCATGGCGCGAGCGGTAGTGGTGAACGCCGCCCAGCTGGCGTCTTACTCGCAGTCCAAACAGGCGTTGCTGGACTCTG GTTACTTCGGGGACGACatcttttgtcatttctgcGCCAGTATGATTAGCGGTCTGGTCACCACAGCGGCTTCCATGCCCGTTGACATTGTCAAGACCAG GATTCAGAACATGAGGATGATTGACGGGAAGCCAGAGTACAAGAACGGGCTG GAGGTGCTGGTGCGCGTGGTGGCCAAGGAGGGCTTTTTCTCTCTCTGGAAAGGTTTCACACCGTACTACGCTCGCCTCGGACCGCACACCGTCCTCACCTTCATCTTCCTGGAGCAAATGAACCGCCTGTACAAGACCCATGTGCTGGAGCGCTAA
- the eno3 gene encoding beta-enolase, whose product MSITKIHAREILDSRGNPTVEVDLWTAKGLFRAAVPSGASTGVHEALELRDGDKSRFLGKGTIKAVEHVNKDIAPKLIEKNFSVVEQEKIDKFMLDLDGTDNKSKFGANAILGVSLAVCKAGAAEKGVPLYRHIADLAGHKDVILPVPAFNVINGGSHAGNKLAMQEFMILPVGAANFHEAMRIGAEVYHNLKNVIKAKYGKDATNVGDEGGFAPNILENNEALELLKTAIEKAGYPDKIIIGMDVAASEFFRSGKYDLDFKSPDDPSRHISGEQLGDLYRNFIKNYPVQSIEDPFDQDDWEHWAKFTSSVDIQIVGDDLTVTNPKRIQQAVDKKACNCLLLKVNQIGSVSESIQACKLAQSSGWGVMVSHRSGETEDTFISDLVVGLCTGQIKTGAPCRSERLAKYNQLMRIEEELGNKAKFAGKDFRHPKIN is encoded by the exons ATGTCCATCACAAAGATCCACGCTCGGGAGATTCTGGACTCCAGAGGAAACCCCACAGTGGAAGTGGACCTGTGGACAGCAAAGG GTCTTTTCAGGGCAGCGGTGCCCAGCGGCGCCTCCACCGGCGTCCACGAAGCTCTGGAGCTCCGAGACGGAGATAAGAGTCGCTTCCTGGGCAAAG GGACCATCAAGGCTGTGGAGCATGTCAACAAGGACATCGCCCCCAAGCTCATCGAGAAG AACTTCAGTGTTGTCGAACAGGAGAAGATTGACAAGTTCATGCTGGACTTGGACGGCACTGACAACAAAT CTAAGTTCGGAGCCAACGCTATCCTGGGAGTGTCGCTGGCTGTCTGCAAGGCGGGGGCCGCGGAGAAGGGAGTTCCCCTTTACCGCCACATTGCTGACCTGGCCGGACACAAAGACGTCATCCTTCCGGTTCCA GCGTTCAATGTCATCAACGGAGGAAGCCACGCCGGGAACAAGCTGGCCATGCAGGAGTTCATGATTCTGCCAGTGGGCGCCGCCAACTTCCATGAGGCCATGAGGATCGGCGCCGAG GTTTACCACAACCTGAAAAACGTCATCAAAGCAAAGTACGGAAAAGACGCCACCAACGTGGGAGACGAGGGAGGTTTCGCTCCCAACATTCTAGAGAACAACGAAG CTCTGGAGCTGTTGAAGACGGCCATTGAGAAGGCTGGATACCCAGACAAGATCATCATCGGGATGGATGTGGCGGCGTCCGAGTTCTTCCGCAGCGGGAAGTACGACTTGGACTTCAAATCGCCTGATGACCCATCCAGACACATCAGCGGCGAGCAGCTGGGGGACTTGTATCGCAACTTCATCAAGAACTACCCGG TCCAGTCCATTGAAGACCCGTTTGACCAGGACGACTGGGAGCACTGGGCCAAGTTCACCTCCTCTGTGGACATCCAG ATCGTAGGAGACGATCTGACAGTCACCAATCCCAAGAGGATCCAACAGGCTGTGGACAAGAAGGCCTGCAACTGTCTCCTCCTCAAAGTCAACCAGATCGGTTCTGTCAGCGAGTCCATTCAGGC gtgTAAACTGGCTCAGAGCAGCGGGTGGGGCGTGATGGTGAGCCATCGTTCAGGAGAGACGGAGGACACTTTCATCTCGGACCTGGTGGTTGGGCTCTGCACCGgacag atTAAGACCGGCGCCCCCTGCAGGTCAGAGCGTTTGGCCAAATATAATCAGCTGATGAG GATTGAGGAGGAGCTGGGCAACAAGGCCAAGTTCGCTGGGAAGGACTTCCGCCATCCTAAAATCAACTAA
- the nppcl2 gene encoding C-type natriuretic peptide 2: MDASASSVLILIFILVVTAESRPSPPRDDTKVMTSLFGSRISSLLVAPPPHEDATEGSAGRPAPSRGMARSREARPQFLVDFLRRHSKLSRRSRKAMVGGRGCFGMKMDRIGSVSGLGC, encoded by the exons ATGGACGCCTCAGCTTCCTCCgtcctcatcctcatcttcatcctcGTCGTCACTGCTGAGTCCAGGCCATCGCCTCCACGAGACGACACCAAG GTCATGACCTCACTGTTTGGCTCGCGGATCTCCTCTCTCCTTGTGGCTCCGCCCCCTCATGAGGATGCCACAGAGGGCTCAGCTGGAAGGCCCGCCCCGTCCAGGGGAATGGCCAGGAGTAGAGAGGCCAGACCGCAGTTCCTCGTGGACTTCCTGCGGCGGCATTCCAAGTTGAGTAGGCGGAGCCGAAAGGCGATGGTGGGAGGGAGAGGATGCTTTGGGATGAAGATGGATCGTATCGGCTCCGTCAGTGGACTTGGTTGTTGA
- the zgc:85858 gene encoding stress-associated endoplasmic reticulum protein 1: protein MSGVQRMKVANERHSKTITQRGHVQKTSRPVNEEKSPVGPWLLALFVFVVCGSAIFQIIQSIRQGM, encoded by the exons ATGTCGGGAGTGCAGCGGATGAAAGTGGCGAACGAGCGGCACAGCAAGACAATCACACAGCGGGGACACGTCCAGAAAACATCG CGGCCCGTCAACGAGGAGAAGTCTCCGGTGGGTCCGTGGCTGCTGGCGCTCTTCGTCTTTGTGGTTTGTGGATCAG cAATCTTCCAGATCATCCAGAGTATCAGACAGGGCATGTGA